The genomic segment ATTATGACGGCGATTTATCTAACCGAGTATGCCAAAGTGGGCAGTCGATTGGTGAAAGTGATCCGTTTTTGTACTGAATCACTGGCCGGTATTCCATCGATCATCTTTGGTTTGTTTGGGATGACGTTCTTCGTGGCGATTCTGGGACTGGGCTTCTCAATTCTCTCAGGGGCATTAACCCTAAGTATTTTGATCTTACCTGTGATCATTCGCACAACGGAAGAAGCATTGATGTCAGTGCCTCAGACCTATCGCGAGGGGTCATATGGTCTTGGAGCATCAAAAATTTACACCATTTGGCGTCTTATTTTGCCCAGTGCGATGCCGGGTATTTTGACCTCGGTTATCTTGAGTATTGGCCGTGTGATCGGTGAGTCTGCTCCGGTTTTCCTCACCGCGGGGATGGTGGCGCGTATTCCTGATTCATTACTTGACTCAGGGCGGACCCTCACTGTGCACTTATACAAATTAACCACAGAATTATTTACCGTAGAAGAGTGGAACCAAGCCTACGGTACCGCAACGGTTTTGATTGTCGTGGTGTTACTGATCAACACTATTACTAAGCTTATCGCCCGTCGCTTTAATACTGCGACGTACTGATCAACCAATGCATTGACAAGTTTAAGAGAAATAAAATGAACAAGTTTGATATTGAAAATCTCGATTTATTCTACGGCGATAACCAAGCATTGAAATCGATTAATCTGCCGATTCCAACTCGCCAAGTAACCGCACTTATCGGCCCTTCTGGCTGCGGTAAGTCAACACTATTGCGTTGTTTAAACCGAATGAATGACCTCATCGAAGGCGTCAAAATAACCGGCAAGCTGGATATGGATGGACAAAACATTTACGGCGACGTAGATGTGGCGGATTTGCGTATTAAAGTCGGAATGGTGTTCCAAAAGCCTAACCCTTTTCCGATGAGCATTTATGAAAATGTCGCCTATGGTTTACGCGCTCAAGGGATCAAAGACAAGAAATACATCGACGAAGTGGTTGAGCGTTCGCTGCGTGGTGCAGCATTGTGGGACGAAGTGAAAGACCGACTAAAAGCACATGCATTTGGCTTGTCCGGTGGTCAGCAGCAGCGTTTGTGCATTGCGCGCACAATCGCCATGGCGCCAGATGTGATCCTAATGGATGAGCCTACCTCAGCGCTCGATCCTATTGCTACCCACAAAATTGAAGAGTTGATGGAAGAGCTCAAAAAAGATTACACCATTGTCATTGTAACGCACTCGATGCAGCAAGCTCGTCGTATTTCAGACCGCACGGCTTTCTTTTTGATGGGTGAGTTGGTTGAGCATGATGACACGGCCAATATTTTTAATCAGCCTAAAGATGACCGTACCAAAGGGTACGTTAACGGTGACTTTGGCTAACTCTTTCTTTTTATAACAGAATAATAATTAAGCGATGGAAACACTTTGCCCCTCAATTGAGGGGCTTTTTTGTGTTTACTCTTTATACCCATCTAACTAAATAGCTGTTCACCCTAGCGGGTTAAAAAACTCGATAACGTCGTTAAGAAAATCACTTGTAGAACAACTACTAACTGTCTTGTATTTATAAATAAATAGGTTGCCTTGTTCTCAAGCTTTTTCCCTGCGCTATCATTGACCACATACTTAATCAGATTGGTATAACTCGCGAGTTACTGTGAGTCACCTCGGTAGTATACGACGCGATTCAGAGCCTTGCTAAAAGTGGGGCGGCCTTAGTCGGTTGCTCTTTTTTCGCTTGTCGATAGAGCGTCAACAAGTGGTCTGGCTGCCAGTTTCCACCTTGTGGA from the Vibrio sp. HB236076 genome contains:
- the pstA gene encoding phosphate ABC transporter permease PstA, whose protein sequence is MDTVKLKQARENKDRLLNGAIWVSAGLTVGFLFWIIWYILSNGLQHVDWSFISDDYTRTGDEHGIFPMIVSTVYMVIASIAVAAPLGIMTAIYLTEYAKVGSRLVKVIRFCTESLAGIPSIIFGLFGMTFFVAILGLGFSILSGALTLSILILPVIIRTTEEALMSVPQTYREGSYGLGASKIYTIWRLILPSAMPGILTSVILSIGRVIGESAPVFLTAGMVARIPDSLLDSGRTLTVHLYKLTTELFTVEEWNQAYGTATVLIVVVLLINTITKLIARRFNTATY
- the pstB gene encoding phosphate ABC transporter ATP-binding protein PstB, which translates into the protein MNKFDIENLDLFYGDNQALKSINLPIPTRQVTALIGPSGCGKSTLLRCLNRMNDLIEGVKITGKLDMDGQNIYGDVDVADLRIKVGMVFQKPNPFPMSIYENVAYGLRAQGIKDKKYIDEVVERSLRGAALWDEVKDRLKAHAFGLSGGQQQRLCIARTIAMAPDVILMDEPTSALDPIATHKIEELMEELKKDYTIVIVTHSMQQARRISDRTAFFLMGELVEHDDTANIFNQPKDDRTKGYVNGDFG